In the Streptomyces sp. cg36 genome, one interval contains:
- a CDS encoding ECF transporter S component, with translation MSAAGPAIRIRPRAAVVIAMAAFLGIVAFFWPFLVAPGKFGSNYAPPLIFGVLLVIVLSVVISEISEGGINSKALAMLGVLSAVNAAIRPLGAGTAGIETVFFILVLSGRVFGPGFGFTLGCTSLFASALITGGVGPWMPYQMFGCAFVGMLAGFLPRATGRREVALLAGYGSLSGYLFGFLLNLSFWPFSLDPNSSIAYLPGLPFTEQFHRYLAFDLATSLGWDTGRAVTNFVCICLAGPAVLTVFRRAARKARFQAPVRFAPEGDGARRA, from the coding sequence ATGAGCGCCGCCGGCCCCGCCATCCGGATCCGCCCGCGCGCGGCCGTCGTCATCGCGATGGCCGCCTTCCTCGGGATCGTCGCGTTCTTCTGGCCGTTCCTCGTGGCCCCGGGAAAGTTCGGCTCGAACTACGCGCCTCCGCTGATCTTCGGCGTACTCCTGGTGATCGTGCTGTCGGTGGTCATCTCGGAGATCTCCGAGGGCGGCATCAACTCCAAGGCCCTGGCCATGCTGGGCGTCCTGTCCGCCGTCAACGCCGCCATCCGCCCCCTGGGCGCCGGGACCGCAGGCATCGAGACGGTCTTCTTCATCCTCGTCCTGTCCGGCCGGGTCTTCGGGCCGGGCTTCGGATTCACCCTCGGCTGCACCTCCCTGTTCGCCTCCGCCCTCATCACCGGCGGCGTCGGACCGTGGATGCCCTACCAGATGTTCGGCTGCGCCTTCGTCGGCATGCTCGCGGGCTTCCTGCCCAGGGCCACCGGCAGGCGGGAGGTCGCCCTGCTGGCCGGCTACGGCTCGCTCTCCGGCTATCTCTTCGGCTTCCTCCTCAACCTGTCCTTCTGGCCCTTCTCGCTGGACCCCAACAGCTCCATCGCCTACCTGCCCGGCCTGCCCTTCACCGAGCAGTTCCACCGGTACCTGGCCTTCGACCTCGCCACCTCCCTGGGCTGGGACACCGGCCGCGCGGTCACCAACTTCGTCTGCATCTGCCTGGCCGGACCGGCCGTCCTCACGGTCTTCCGCCGCGCCGCCCGCAAGGCCCGCTTCCAAGCACCCGTCCGCTTCGCCCCCGAGGGCGACGGCGCCCGCCGGGCGTAG
- a CDS encoding RNA polymerase sigma factor, producing MRTAQADAPEEESADPGRLIDRCRAGDGGAWEQLIHVYSPVVWTVARSHGLKQADCEDVYQLTWQRLVEHIDTLKQPGRVAAWLVTVAKRESIGRARQSRWTISVAEPTDLLRPADLTAPAPEEWAIARSDSERLHAAIRSLPAEHQALLGLLFAEPPLSYDCIADAVGMARGSIGPTRRRILARMRGELAGEGRD from the coding sequence ATGCGAACGGCCCAGGCCGACGCCCCGGAGGAGGAGTCGGCCGATCCGGGTCGGCTGATCGACCGCTGTCGAGCGGGAGACGGCGGAGCGTGGGAGCAGTTGATCCATGTGTACAGCCCGGTCGTGTGGACAGTTGCCCGCTCACACGGTCTCAAACAGGCTGACTGCGAGGACGTGTACCAGCTCACCTGGCAGAGGCTGGTCGAGCACATAGACACGCTGAAGCAGCCCGGCAGGGTGGCGGCCTGGCTCGTCACCGTCGCCAAGCGCGAGTCCATCGGCCGGGCCAGGCAGAGCAGATGGACCATCAGCGTCGCCGAGCCGACGGACCTCCTCCGTCCGGCGGACCTGACCGCTCCCGCGCCGGAGGAGTGGGCCATCGCCCGCTCCGACAGCGAGCGGTTGCACGCCGCCATCAGAAGCCTGCCCGCCGAGCACCAGGCCCTCCTGGGCCTGCTCTTCGCCGAGCCACCCCTCAGCTACGACTGCATCGCCGACGCGGTAGGTATGGCCCGGGGGTCGATCGGCCCCACGCGCCGTCGCATCCTGGCCAGGATGAGGGGCGAACTGGCAGGTGAGGGCCGGGACTGA
- a CDS encoding hydrophobic protein: protein MVPLLLVLLLALLLFGAGFALQALWWVAVIVLAVWVLGFVARAADSGGRRGRWYRW from the coding sequence ATGGTTCCCCTGCTTCTGGTTCTTCTGCTGGCTCTGCTTCTCTTCGGTGCGGGTTTTGCGCTGCAGGCGCTGTGGTGGGTCGCGGTGATCGTGCTGGCGGTGTGGGTGCTCGGCTTCGTTGCCCGGGCGGCTGACAGTGGTGGCCGACGGGGTCGCTGGTACCGCTGGTAG
- a CDS encoding dienelactone hydrolase family protein yields MAEVLVLHHGHGLTAGVREFAERLREAGHIVHAPDLFEGRVFEKLEEGIEYAERTGFETITARGIAAAEELPAGLVCLGFSLGVLPAQRLAQTCAGVKGALLLEACLPVSEFGGSWPQGVPVQVHGMDADPFFAREGDADAARAFVGVATDAELFLYPGDRHLFTDSSLPSYDEQAAKRVEHRVLEFLERVR; encoded by the coding sequence ATGGCTGAGGTGCTGGTTCTTCATCACGGGCACGGGCTGACCGCGGGCGTACGGGAGTTCGCCGAGCGGCTGCGGGAGGCCGGGCACATCGTCCATGCCCCGGACCTGTTCGAGGGGCGGGTCTTCGAGAAGCTCGAAGAGGGCATCGAGTACGCCGAGCGCACCGGCTTCGAGACGATCACCGCGCGCGGGATCGCCGCCGCCGAGGAGCTGCCCGCGGGGCTCGTGTGCCTGGGGTTCTCGCTCGGCGTCCTGCCGGCGCAGCGGCTGGCCCAGACCTGCGCCGGGGTGAAGGGCGCGCTGCTGCTGGAGGCGTGCCTGCCGGTCTCGGAGTTCGGCGGTTCCTGGCCGCAGGGCGTCCCGGTCCAGGTCCACGGCATGGACGCGGATCCGTTCTTCGCCAGGGAGGGTGATGCGGATGCCGCCCGCGCGTTCGTCGGGGTGGCGACGGATGCCGAGCTCTTTCTCTATCCCGGCGACAGGCATCTGTTCACCGACAGCAGCCTCCCGTCCTACGACGAGCAGGCCGCCAAGCGGGTGGAGCATCGGGTGCTGGAGTTCCTTGAACGCGTCCGATAG
- a CDS encoding histidine phosphatase family protein translates to MTTRVTLISPAMSPSQRQARFYDGDSIDATGAARARSAAPSLPTSSLVSVSPSVRCRETASALGLDGVEVPELRGLDVGRWRGCTLDEVAVAEPEEVGRWIGDPDWAAHGGESVRDVCERVGRWLDGAQETDGRLLAVVEPEVVRAAAVHAVGLPATAFWRLDVLPLTATDLSGRAGRWNLRLGRPLAAPEPGA, encoded by the coding sequence GTGACCACCCGCGTCACCCTCATCTCGCCCGCCATGAGCCCTTCACAGCGGCAGGCCCGCTTCTACGACGGCGACTCCATCGACGCCACCGGTGCGGCCCGCGCCCGCTCGGCGGCCCCCTCGCTGCCCACGTCCAGCCTGGTGAGCGTGTCCCCCAGCGTCCGCTGCCGGGAGACGGCGTCGGCGCTCGGTCTCGACGGGGTGGAGGTGCCCGAGCTGCGAGGGCTGGACGTGGGCCGCTGGCGGGGGTGCACCCTGGACGAAGTGGCGGTTGCCGAGCCGGAAGAAGTGGGCCGCTGGATCGGCGACCCCGACTGGGCGGCGCACGGCGGCGAGTCCGTACGGGACGTGTGCGAGCGGGTCGGGCGCTGGCTCGACGGGGCACAGGAGACCGATGGCCGCCTCCTCGCCGTCGTCGAACCGGAAGTCGTGCGGGCCGCGGCCGTACATGCCGTCGGCCTGCCGGCGACCGCGTTCTGGCGGCTCGACGTGCTGCCACTGACGGCGACGGACCTCAGCGGCCGGGCCGGGCGCTGGAACCTCCGGCTCGGACGGCCGCTGGCCGCGCCGGAGCCAGGCGCCTGA
- a CDS encoding MerR family transcriptional regulator — MKISELSRRSGVPIGTIKYYLREGLLPPGTHTARNQAEYPESTLHRLRLTRALIAVGGLSIAATGNVLRAIDEPVTLFKSLGMAHCALPPPFPTEAHEDVEEEFNAEAHALVEAAGWTIVGNTPGIASLAAGQKALSRLGIKWTAKDLLPYAKLAHAAARLDLDQTAGIENRIDMAERAIVQTVLLEPILATLRRLAQEHEAARRYAPAGQAVDLEGSE; from the coding sequence ATGAAGATCTCCGAACTGAGTCGCCGCAGCGGCGTACCCATCGGAACGATCAAGTACTACTTACGGGAAGGACTGCTGCCGCCCGGCACACACACGGCACGCAACCAGGCCGAATACCCCGAGAGCACCCTGCACCGGCTCCGCCTGACCCGCGCGCTCATCGCCGTCGGAGGGCTGTCCATCGCCGCAACCGGCAATGTCCTGCGGGCCATTGACGAACCGGTCACCCTCTTCAAGAGCCTGGGCATGGCGCACTGCGCCCTGCCGCCCCCCTTCCCCACCGAGGCCCACGAGGACGTGGAGGAGGAGTTCAACGCCGAAGCCCACGCCCTCGTCGAAGCCGCAGGCTGGACGATCGTCGGCAACACCCCCGGCATCGCGTCCCTGGCCGCCGGACAGAAAGCGCTGTCCCGGCTCGGCATCAAATGGACCGCGAAGGACCTGCTCCCGTACGCGAAGCTCGCGCACGCGGCGGCACGGCTGGATCTGGACCAAACCGCCGGGATCGAGAACCGCATCGACATGGCCGAGCGGGCCATCGTCCAAACGGTGCTCCTGGAGCCGATACTCGCCACCCTGCGCCGCCTCGCCCAGGAGCACGAGGCCGCCCGGCGCTACGCCCCAGCGGGCCAGGCAGTGGACCTTGAGGGCTCGGAGTAG
- a CDS encoding S8 family serine peptidase, producing MTGPAMAIGTAATATPQTARVGGDQRIQLITGDRVRVGAQGQVVGFEAAKGRERIPVQVQRAGGHTLVLPSDAQALIAAGRLDQRLFDMNELTDPLLRKSHGDGLKLIVRYEGDPAGVGAARAGLRAAGDTRVRRTFSTINADAIRTSQDDVASVWGALTRRGSSGVRASASGIGKVWLDGVRRASLDRSVRQIGADKAWEAGYDGKGVKIAVLDTGVDKTHEDLKTQVVEEKNFSASADAQDHFGHGTHVASIAAGTGAASGGKYKGVAPGARIISGKVLDDEGNGDDSAIIAGMEWAAAEGADVINLSLGKPDSPGVDPMEETVNKLSADKGVLFAIAAGNEGEAGGSTVDSPASADAALSVGAVDKDDELAGFSSTGPRAGDGAIKPDVTAPGVAITAAAASGSELDTRPGMPHPAPGYLRLDGTSMATPHVAGAAAILKQRHPDWKAAELKGALTASTKGGPYTAFQQGSGRIQVDRALGQSVIADPVSLNFGVAQWPHTDDRPVTRKLGYRNLTTSDVTLDLSVSGLDPAGKPVPSGFFALGATKVTVPAGGRAEVDLTADTKIGDADGTYSGYVTATAAGAGQSVRTAAVAVREAESYDLTVRTLDRDGSDARSFFNSLFGIAGPGKDFQARIDNEPGTHKIRVPKGSYTFNAGVYQDPQDLTKGTDWIVQPKLDITADTSVTFDARTAKPVAMSVPGLDRADFGGTYYERASDLGGVGNGWVLRGFTGFRTAHMGPAVTDGSLMQTWDAHFVKDATTQYSVAFGGKVRQVATGYSRQVKANELATLKVGLGASAPGKTTLTSPFAHLPGAPEGNGFSAYQAAPGTRTFYVSTADGVQWVTKSSQYGTPDESGYPPFEGDYEMVAPKRYEAGKTYHETFYTGVFGPLLGDGMGVFRTAPDASTGEQLIMGALPMFSDGEGHRGASVYSAATSTLYRNGVKVGENDDPLGGRKPFKVDGADAEYRLTTSVDRPAAVASVASRIETSFTFRSQQVAVTTALPVSTARFDAPVDLASRAPAGAWARIPVTVQGAASGSNLKSLSVYASYDDGKTWQVVKVDKGAASVKNPAKDKAVALRAEIADKQGNTSMVTIHQAYFGK from the coding sequence ATGACGGGCCCCGCCATGGCGATCGGCACGGCCGCGACGGCCACCCCGCAGACGGCCCGCGTCGGCGGCGACCAGCGGATCCAGCTCATCACGGGCGACCGTGTGAGGGTCGGTGCCCAGGGCCAGGTGGTGGGCTTCGAGGCCGCCAAGGGCCGTGAGCGCATACCCGTACAAGTACAGCGCGCGGGCGGCCACACCCTCGTGCTGCCCAGCGACGCCCAGGCACTGATCGCCGCCGGCAGACTCGACCAGCGGCTCTTCGACATGAACGAGCTGACCGACCCGCTGCTGCGCAAGAGCCACGGCGACGGGCTCAAACTCATCGTGCGGTACGAGGGCGACCCCGCCGGCGTCGGCGCGGCCCGGGCCGGGCTGCGCGCGGCCGGTGACACCCGGGTCCGGCGCACGTTCTCCACCATCAACGCCGATGCCATCCGTACGTCACAGGACGACGTGGCCAGTGTGTGGGGCGCGTTGACCCGTCGTGGATCGAGCGGTGTGCGCGCGAGCGCCTCCGGCATCGGCAAGGTGTGGCTGGACGGCGTGCGCCGGGCCAGTCTGGATCGCAGCGTCCGGCAGATCGGTGCCGACAAGGCGTGGGAAGCCGGATACGACGGCAAGGGCGTCAAGATCGCCGTCCTCGACACCGGCGTGGACAAGACGCACGAGGATCTGAAGACCCAGGTCGTCGAGGAGAAGAACTTCTCCGCCTCCGCCGACGCCCAGGACCACTTCGGCCATGGCACGCATGTGGCCTCGATCGCCGCCGGGACCGGGGCCGCGTCGGGCGGCAAGTACAAGGGTGTCGCGCCCGGTGCCCGGATCATCAGCGGCAAGGTGCTGGACGACGAGGGCAACGGCGACGACTCCGCCATCATCGCGGGCATGGAGTGGGCCGCCGCCGAGGGTGCGGACGTGATCAACCTCAGCCTCGGCAAGCCGGATTCGCCCGGAGTGGACCCGATGGAGGAGACGGTCAACAAGCTCTCCGCCGACAAGGGCGTCCTCTTCGCGATCGCGGCGGGCAACGAGGGCGAGGCCGGCGGCTCGACGGTGGACTCCCCGGCCAGCGCGGACGCCGCGCTGAGCGTGGGCGCCGTCGACAAGGACGACGAACTCGCGGGATTCTCCAGCACCGGCCCGCGCGCGGGCGACGGCGCGATCAAGCCGGACGTGACCGCGCCCGGCGTCGCCATCACCGCGGCGGCGGCCTCGGGCAGCGAACTCGACACCCGCCCCGGTATGCCGCATCCGGCCCCCGGCTATCTGCGGCTCGACGGCACCTCGATGGCCACCCCGCACGTCGCGGGCGCGGCGGCGATCCTGAAGCAGCGGCACCCGGACTGGAAGGCCGCCGAGCTCAAGGGCGCGCTGACCGCGTCCACCAAGGGCGGCCCGTACACCGCCTTCCAGCAGGGCTCGGGCCGTATCCAGGTCGACCGGGCGCTGGGCCAGAGCGTGATCGCCGATCCCGTCTCGCTGAACTTCGGCGTCGCCCAGTGGCCGCACACCGACGACCGGCCCGTGACCCGGAAGCTCGGCTACCGCAACCTCACGACCAGCGACGTCACCCTTGACCTGTCGGTGTCCGGCCTCGACCCGGCGGGCAAGCCGGTCCCCTCCGGATTCTTCGCGCTGGGCGCGACCAAGGTGACGGTGCCCGCGGGCGGCCGGGCCGAGGTCGACCTGACGGCCGACACCAAGATCGGTGACGCCGACGGCACCTATTCCGGCTATGTGACCGCCACGGCGGCCGGCGCGGGCCAGTCCGTCCGTACCGCCGCGGTCGCCGTCCGCGAGGCGGAGTCCTACGACCTCACGGTCAGGACCCTCGACCGGGACGGCAGTGATGCCCGCAGCTTCTTCAACTCCCTCTTCGGGATCGCCGGGCCGGGCAAGGACTTCCAGGCCCGCATCGACAACGAGCCGGGTACGCACAAGATCCGTGTGCCCAAGGGCTCGTACACCTTCAACGCGGGCGTCTACCAGGACCCGCAGGATCTCACCAAGGGCACCGACTGGATCGTCCAGCCGAAGCTGGACATCACGGCCGACACCTCGGTCACGTTCGACGCGCGTACCGCCAAGCCGGTGGCGATGAGCGTGCCCGGCCTGGACAGGGCGGACTTCGGCGGGACGTACTACGAGCGCGCGAGTGACCTGGGCGGCGTGGGCAACGGCTGGGTGCTGCGTGGATTCACCGGATTCCGTACCGCCCACATGGGGCCGGCCGTGACCGACGGCTCGCTCATGCAGACCTGGGACGCGCACTTCGTCAAGGACGCCACCACCCAGTACTCGGTGGCCTTCGGCGGCAAGGTGCGGCAGGTCGCGACCGGCTACAGCAGGCAGGTGAAGGCGAACGAACTCGCCACGCTGAAGGTCGGCCTGGGCGCGTCGGCTCCCGGCAAGACGACGCTGACCTCGCCGTTCGCTCATCTGCCGGGCGCTCCGGAGGGCAACGGCTTCTCGGCGTACCAGGCGGCGCCGGGCACGCGCACCTTCTACGTCTCCACCGCCGACGGCGTTCAGTGGGTGACCAAGTCCAGCCAGTACGGCACACCGGACGAGAGCGGCTACCCGCCCTTCGAGGGTGACTACGAGATGGTCGCCCCGAAGCGGTACGAGGCGGGGAAGACGTATCACGAGACGTTCTACACCGGCGTCTTCGGACCGCTGCTGGGCGACGGGATGGGGGTCTTCCGCACCGCGCCCGACGCGTCGACGGGCGAGCAGCTGATCATGGGCGCCCTGCCCATGTTCTCCGACGGCGAGGGACATCGGGGAGCCTCCGTCTACAGTGCGGCCACCTCGACCCTCTACCGCAATGGAGTCAAGGTCGGCGAGAACGACGACCCGCTGGGAGGCAGGAAGCCCTTCAAGGTGGACGGCGCCGACGCCGAGTACCGGCTGACGACCTCGGTGGACCGCCCGGCAGCGGTCGCTTCGGTCGCCAGCCGCATCGAGACCAGCTTCACGTTCCGCTCCCAGCAGGTCGCGGTGACCACCGCGCTGCCGGTGTCCACGGCGCGCTTCGACGCCCCCGTCGACCTGGCGTCACGCGCGCCGGCGGGCGCCTGGGCGCGCATCCCGGTGACCGTGCAGGGTGCGGCGAGCGGCTCGAACCTCAAGTCGCTGAGCGTATACGCGAGTTACGACGACGGCAAGACCTGGCAGGTGGTGAAGGTCGACAAGGGTGCGGCGTCGGTGAAGAACCCGGCGAAGGACAAGGCCGTCGCACTCCGCGCCGAGATCGCGGACAAGCAGGGCAACACCTCGATGGTGACGATCCACCAGGCGTACTTCGGGAAGTGA
- a CDS encoding VOC family protein, whose translation MKIHLTSVFVDDQEHALGFYTEKLGFVKKHDIPLGQARWLTVVSPEEPEGTELLLEPSGHPAVQPYKTALVRDGIPVASFAVDDVRAEFDRLRGLGVRFTQEPQDMGTVTTAVLDDTCGNLIQIAHGG comes from the coding sequence ATGAAGATTCACCTCACCAGCGTCTTCGTCGACGACCAGGAGCACGCGCTCGGCTTCTACACCGAGAAGCTGGGCTTCGTGAAGAAGCACGACATCCCCCTGGGACAGGCCCGGTGGCTGACCGTGGTCTCGCCGGAGGAGCCGGAGGGTACGGAACTCCTGCTGGAGCCGTCCGGCCATCCCGCGGTCCAGCCGTACAAAACGGCGCTGGTCCGGGACGGCATCCCGGTCGCCTCCTTCGCCGTGGACGACGTTCGAGCGGAGTTCGACCGGCTGCGTGGACTCGGGGTGCGCTTCACCCAGGAGCCGCAGGACATGGGCACGGTCACCACCGCGGTCCTCGACGACACCTGCGGCAACCTCATCCAGATCGCGCACGGCGGGTAG
- a CDS encoding cytochrome P450, with amino-acid sequence MTDTNILSLLEPAALLDPHPIYRRWKEQSTVLWDSDIEAWLVTGYDEAFTALRDVENFCQDWRRIGVDTPPSLLSLQTLDPPEHTRIRHLMLEGFKAADPEVLERTVQNTLDELLAAVEGEKTFDFVSKVAEPLTLRAVTQLLGVPQPDKDWFIPLSNTIVDGMDSSLRPECYQPGVEARAILTELAGEWLKSPLPDGFAAHVVKRAPSAGVDHDVLLNSLRVVLQAGFQTASRFLVTGLLTLLRIPPERRVPVDTDQAVNELVRFAGPVHVESRACVQDTVLGEQKIRKGEVVSMFLGAANRDPRMFEDPESLRWDRTPNRHLGFGRGPHACLGAQVAVQVARSTFGTIGRRYPDARLVSEPVPRPNVTEHGMYSLEISF; translated from the coding sequence GTGACGGACACGAACATCTTGAGCCTGCTGGAACCGGCCGCCCTGCTCGATCCTCATCCGATATACCGGCGATGGAAAGAGCAGTCCACGGTTCTGTGGGACTCGGACATCGAAGCATGGCTGGTGACCGGCTACGACGAAGCCTTCACCGCACTGCGGGACGTGGAGAACTTCTGCCAGGACTGGCGCCGGATCGGGGTGGACACCCCGCCGTCCCTGCTCAGCCTCCAGACCCTCGACCCGCCGGAGCACACCCGCATCCGCCACTTGATGCTCGAGGGCTTCAAGGCGGCGGACCCGGAGGTTCTGGAGCGCACCGTACAGAACACCCTCGACGAGCTGCTGGCCGCCGTGGAGGGGGAGAAGACCTTCGACTTCGTCTCCAAGGTGGCCGAACCCCTCACCTTGCGGGCCGTCACCCAGTTGCTGGGTGTTCCCCAGCCCGACAAGGACTGGTTCATCCCCTTGTCGAACACCATCGTGGACGGAATGGACTCCAGCCTCCGGCCCGAGTGCTACCAGCCCGGCGTCGAGGCCCGCGCGATTCTCACCGAACTGGCCGGGGAGTGGCTCAAGTCCCCGCTGCCGGACGGATTCGCCGCCCACGTCGTCAAGAGGGCCCCGAGCGCGGGAGTCGACCACGACGTGCTCCTCAACTCCTTGCGCGTCGTGCTGCAAGCCGGCTTCCAGACGGCCAGCCGCTTCCTCGTCACGGGGTTGCTCACGCTGCTCCGCATACCGCCCGAGCGGCGGGTCCCCGTGGACACCGACCAGGCGGTCAACGAGCTCGTCAGGTTCGCCGGACCCGTGCACGTGGAGAGCCGGGCCTGCGTCCAGGACACCGTCCTCGGCGAGCAGAAGATCCGCAAGGGCGAGGTCGTCTCGATGTTCCTCGGTGCGGCGAACAGGGACCCCCGGATGTTCGAGGACCCCGAATCCCTGCGGTGGGACCGGACGCCCAACCGCCACCTCGGTTTCGGCCGCGGCCCGCACGCCTGCCTCGGAGCACAGGTCGCCGTGCAGGTCGCCCGCAGCACCTTCGGGACCATCGGCCGCCGATATCCGGACGCCCGGCTCGTCTCCGAGCCCGTACCGCGTCCCAACGTGACCGAGCACGGGATGTACAGCCTCGAGATTTCGTTCTGA
- a CDS encoding MFS transporter, giving the protein MPGMRAVFVAHAVSMVGTLAAEVALSILIFQRTGSALWSALVLVCSFLPYAVGGTVLSSLADRFRPRRVLVTCDLLSAACIAAMLIPGMPTLGLLGLLLVTGFVAPLFQGARAASLSHLLDADLFPIGRSLLRTISQSAVVTGFAVGSVLVAAVGPLWLLAVDACSFVVSAALIGYRTPAAPAGDPGGERTLRAVMKGSAEGLQHIRANRPLRRLILLTWAVPGFSSVGDGLAVAYTAEAGSAATAAGWLFTGYAVGTVIGELVVARLSPDARRRLITALAVGSQIPLTGFLLGPSVPVAAALLALSGAGFACNQGIDPLILAATDPGYRGRLFTVQTSGLMTVQGVGVALSGALGTQLNPGVVIGATGLVGAPAVWLLARRR; this is encoded by the coding sequence GTGCCGGGCATGCGTGCCGTGTTCGTCGCGCACGCCGTGTCCATGGTGGGCACGTTGGCCGCCGAGGTGGCCCTGTCGATCCTCATCTTCCAGCGGACCGGCTCCGCCCTGTGGTCGGCGCTGGTCCTCGTCTGCTCGTTCCTTCCCTACGCCGTGGGCGGCACCGTACTGTCGTCACTCGCCGACCGGTTCCGGCCGCGGCGCGTCCTGGTCACCTGCGACCTGCTCAGCGCCGCCTGCATCGCGGCCATGCTGATCCCGGGAATGCCGACGCTCGGCCTGCTGGGACTCCTGCTCGTCACCGGGTTCGTGGCGCCGCTCTTCCAGGGCGCCCGGGCGGCGAGCCTGTCCCACCTGCTGGACGCGGATCTCTTCCCGATCGGCCGTTCGCTGCTGCGGACCATCAGCCAGAGCGCCGTCGTGACCGGATTCGCCGTGGGCAGTGTGCTGGTGGCCGCTGTCGGACCGCTGTGGCTCCTGGCGGTGGACGCGTGCAGTTTCGTGGTCTCCGCCGCACTCATCGGATACCGCACACCGGCCGCCCCCGCCGGCGATCCCGGTGGTGAGCGCACGCTGCGGGCCGTGATGAAGGGCTCGGCGGAAGGGCTGCAGCACATCCGGGCCAACCGGCCGCTGCGCCGACTGATCCTGCTGACCTGGGCCGTGCCCGGCTTCTCGTCCGTGGGCGACGGTCTGGCCGTCGCCTACACCGCCGAAGCGGGCTCGGCGGCCACCGCGGCGGGCTGGCTCTTCACCGGGTACGCCGTGGGCACGGTCATCGGCGAACTCGTGGTGGCGCGGCTGTCCCCCGACGCCCGCCGCCGTCTCATCACGGCTCTGGCCGTCGGCTCCCAGATCCCGCTGACCGGCTTCCTCCTCGGCCCGTCCGTTCCCGTGGCGGCAGCGCTGCTGGCGCTCTCCGGCGCGGGCTTCGCGTGCAACCAGGGCATCGACCCGCTGATCCTGGCGGCGACGGACCCCGGCTACCGGGGCCGCCTGTTCACGGTGCAGACGAGCGGGCTCATGACGGTGCAAGGCGTGGGGGTCGCTCTGTCCGGCGCCCTGGGGACACAGCTGAACCCCGGCGTCGTCATCGGCGCGACCGGGCTTGTGGGGGCGCCGGCCGTCTGGCTCCTGGCCCGTCGGCGGTGA